A genomic segment from Capra hircus breed San Clemente chromosome 7, ASM170441v1, whole genome shotgun sequence encodes:
- the PRAM1 gene encoding PML-RARA-regulated adapter molecule 1: MGVWSREESQRKKAGKRTTRVCVCDSSAYPHIRLSMAPMCMSPLPACVPQGSHQDFRSLQAKFQASQPETGDLPKKPPKPEFHKLLKKFPQPELGEHPKKPPQPEFTDLPKKPPKLEFSELSKKFLQPEATPLPRKPEVPEAPSQKTPQQPELSNTPRSPVEPKFSTPPKKPPQPEFCGLPRKPPQPQAGGLPKKPLPQPESSEVPPVPLLKPEFGEPHPHSSEPNFSTLPKKPPQPEFCELPRKPPQPQVGGLPKKPLPQPESSDIPPVPLSKLESGEPRPHSSQPDFSTFPRKIARPQLNDLPKKPLPPEFGDLTRTSSEPEVSVVPKKSRQCEFKALSKEPPQPEPASLSRTSSEPEFKVLPSKFLQPECRGSPRKFSQPEPGSLPRNLPRKPLLPGSFSESSLPSAVVGSSPRVPLSPGFGARQQRSGALAQSAGSRLGLRPGHLPRRRPLPPASSLGPPPAKPPLPPGPRDIQSFRRAAVADTALPRTSSSAGLHFIPQDPEEVYDDVEPTYHSGPGPRSRDEVLLAQQYPWRPPQDPELRREKVPLQPLQVPPTDLKSLKQLRKAEKAEREFRKKFKFEGEIVVQTRMMIDPNAKTRRGGGKHLGIRRGEILEVIEFTSKEEMLCRDTKGKYGYVPRTALLPLETEVYDDVAAWDPLDSQPLP; encoded by the exons TGGTCAAGAGAAGAGAGTCAAAGGAAGAAGGCCGGGAAGAGGACGACAagggtgtgtgtctgtgattCGTCCGCTTATCCCCACATCCGTCTCTCCATGGCCCCCATGTGTATGAGTCCCTTGCCTGCCtgtgtcccccaggggagtcatcagGACTTCCGGAGCCTTCAAGCAAAGTTCCAGGCCTCTCAGCCGGAGACTGGCGACCTCCCCAAAAAGCCCCCGAAGCCTGAGTTCCACAAACTCCTCAAAAAGTTCCCACAGCCAGAGCTAGGCGAGCACCCCAAGAAGCCCCCACAGCCTGAGTTCACTGACCTGCCCAAAAAGCCCCCCAAACTTGAGTTCAGTGAACTCTCCAAGAAGTTCCTGCAGCCCGAGGCCACGCCACTTCCCAGGAAGCCTGAGGTCCCTGAGGCCCCCTCTCAGAAGACCCCGCAGCAGCCTGAGCTCAGCAACACCCCCAGGTCCCCCGTGGAGCCCAAGTTCAGTACTCCTCCCAAGAAGCCCCCGCAGCCTGAGTTCTGTGGGCTCCCCAGAAAGCCCCCGCAGCCTCAGGCTGGTGGCCTCCCTAAgaagcccctgccccagcccGAGTCCAGTGAGGTCCCTCCAGTGCCCCTCTTAAAGCCCGAATTTGGtgagccccacccccactcctcagAGCCTAACTTCAGTACTCTTCCCAAGAAGCCCCCGCagcctgagttctgtgagctccCCAGAAAGCCCCCGCAGCCTCAGGTTGGTGGCCTCCCTAAGAAGCCTCTGCCGCAGCCCGAGTCCAGTGACATCCCTCCAGTGCCCCTTTCAAAGCTGGAATCTGGTGAGCCCCGCCCCCACTCCTCACAGCCCGACTTCAGTACATTTCCCAGAAAGATCGCCCGGCCTCAGCTGAATGACCTCCCCAAGAAGCCCCTGCCACCTGAGTTTGGTGACCTCACCAGGACGTCCTCGGAGCCAGAGGTCAGTGTGGTTCCCAAGAAGTCACGCCAGTGTGAGTTCAAGGCGCTCTCCAAGGAGCCCCCACAGCCCGAGCCCGCCAGCCTCTCAAGGACGTCCTCGGAGCCAGAGTTCAAGGTGCTCCCCTCAAAGTTTCTGCAGCCCGAGTGTCGGGGGTCCCCCCGCAAGTTCTCACAGCCAGAGCCCGGTTCTCTGCCCAGGAACCTTCCAAGAAAGCCCCTGCTCCCTGGCTCCTTCTCAGAGAGTTCGCTGCCCTCTGCTGTGGTAGGCTCCAGCCCCCGGGTCCCGCTCAGCCCAGGGTTTGGGGCACGGCAGCAGAGATCAGGAGCCCTCGCTCAGAGTGCTGGTTCCAGGCTGGGTCTCAGACCTGGTCACCTGCCCCGGCGGAGGCCTCTACCCCCGGCCAGCAGCCTGGGCCCTCCCCCAGCCAAGCCCCCACTGCCCCCAGGCCCAAGGGATATCCAGAGCTTCCGGAGAGCTGCGGTAGCAGACACAG CTCTGCCCAGGACCTCCTCTTCTGCTGGCCTCCACTTCATCCCACA GGACCCAGAAGAGGTGTACGATGATGTCGAGCCCACATACCACTCTGGACCCGGCCCCAGGAGCAGAG ATGAAGTGTTGTTGGCTCAGCAGTACCCGTGGAGACCACCTCAAGACCCAGAGCTCAG GAGGGAGAAGGTGCCCCTCCAGCCACTGCAGGTGCCGCCCACGGACCTGAAGTCCCTGAAGCAGCTCCGGAAGGCAGAGAAAGCTGAGCGGGAGTTTCGGAAGAAGTTCAAG TTTGAGGGGGAGATTGTGGTTCAGACGAGGATGATGATTGACCCCAATGCCAAGACCCGCCGTGGGGGCGGCAAGCACCTGGGGATCCGGCGTGGGGAGATCCTGGAGGTGATTGAGTTCACCAGCAAGGAGGAGATGCTGTGTCGGGACACCAAGGGCAAAT ATGGCTACGTGCCAAGAACAGCTCTACTGCCCCT GGAAACGGAGGTGTATGACGACGTCGCTGCCTGGG ATCCTTTGGACAGCCAACCACTGCCCTAG